A single Anopheles arabiensis isolate DONGOLA chromosome 2, AaraD3, whole genome shotgun sequence DNA region contains:
- the LOC120908710 gene encoding uncharacterized protein K02A2.6-like — translation MGEPVLKPSTIMARTASGEQLNLLGEFTAEITLAQQREDCVIRVASENLSLFGRDAMDIFNLWNVPLATVCNQLSSVSMGSNYFKDFEDLFLVEPGCCKKGRIQLVLKEGAIPVFRPKRLVAYAMMAAVNGELDRLEREGIITPVDYSSWAAPIVVVRKANGSIRICGDYSTGLNDALQPHQYPIPRPEDIFTALGQSKIFSQMDLSDAFLQVEVEENCRELLTANTHRGLYVYNCLPPGIKSAPGAFQQLMDTMLSGLNDVAAYLDDIVVGGVDETTHRQNLRAVFTRLREHGFKIRREKCTFMKKEIKYLGHILDRNGLRPDPTKVEAILKMPAPKQLSEVRSFLGAINFYGRFVPQMRNLRYPLDELLKKEGAFQWTPECQNAFQMLKRILKSDLLLTHYDPSKEIIVAADASSVGVGATISHRMEDGTLKVVQHAARALTKAEMNYSQPDREGLAVIFAVTKFHRMIYGRRFMLQTDHAPLLRIFGARTESSLTDRFGSGVEWCLPP, via the exons ATGGGGGAACCAGTGTTGAAACCATCAACGATAATGGCAAGAACGGCATCGGGGGAGCAGCTGAATCTACTTGGGGAGTTTACTGCTGAAATTACACTAGCCCAACAACGCGAAGATTGTGTGATACGAGTGGCCTCGGAGAACCTCTCACTTTTTGGAAGAGATGCGATGGACATTTTCAACCTCTGGAACGTACCGCTGGCAACTGTTTGCAACCAACTGTCTTCGGTGAGCATGGGTTCTAACTATTTTAAAGATTTTGAAGATCTATTTTTAGTTGAACCAGGATGCTGCAAGAAAGGAAGAATCCAGTTGGTCCTAAAAGAAGGCGCGATACCAGTTTTTCGTCCTAAGAGACTGGTGGCGTACGCTATGATGGCAGCTGTTAATGGAGAACTGGATCGGCTGGAGCGAGAGGGAATTATCACCCCCGTAGATTATTCGTCATGGGCCGCGCCTATTGTGGTAGTGCGCAAGGCCAACGGATCAATACGCATCTGTGGAGACTATTCTACGGGGCTAAACGACGCGTTGCAACCCCATCAGTATCCGATTCCGCGCCCTGAAGACATTTTTACCGCATTAGGACAGTCGAAAATTTTTAGTCAGATGGACCTATCAGACGCTTTTCTCCAAGTAGAGGTAGAGGAAAATTGCCGCGAGCTCCTTACCGCGAATACCCATAGGGGTTTATATGTATACAATTGCCTTCCACCCGGCATAAAATCTGCGCCAGGGGCCTTCCAGCAACTCATGGACACTATGTTGTCGGGATTGAATGATGTGGCCGCATACCTGGATGATATCGTAGTAGGTGGAGTTGATgaaaccacacacagacaaaatcTGCGAGCAGTGTTTACCAGACTGCGTGAGCATGGGTTTAAGATTAGACGAGAGAAATGTACGTTTATGAAAAAGGAGATAAAGTATTTAGGGCATATTTTGGATCGTAACGGTTTGCGACCAGACCCTACTAAGGTTGAGGCTATACTCAAGATGCCGGCTCCAAAGCAGCTATCTGAGGTGCGATCCTTCTTAGGTGCAATCAATTTTTACGGTCGATTTGTACCACAAATGCGCAATCTGCGGTATCCCTTGGATGAGTTGTTGAAAAAGGAAGGGGCATTTCAGTGGACTCCTGAGTGTCAAAATGCTTTTCAAATGTTAAAACGAATTTTAAAATCGGATCTACTTTTGACACATTACGACCCAAGTAAAGAAATTATAGTGGCTGCTGATGCTTCTTCTGTAGGCGTCGGAGCGACGATTAGCCATCGCATGGAGGATGGAACCTTGAAAGTAGTACAGCACGCAGCAAGAGCATTGACAAAAGCAGAAATGAACTACAGTCAGCCAGATCGCGAGGGTTTAGCCGTGATATTTGCTGTTACAAAGTTCCACCGCATGATTTATGGGCGTAGATTCATGTTACAAACGGATCATGCTCCGCTGTTAAGAATTTTCGGTGCACGCACAG AATCTTCGCTAACCGATCGGTTTGGCAGTGGAGTGGAATGGTGTTTGCCGCCATAG